The following coding sequences lie in one Candidatus Neomarinimicrobiota bacterium genomic window:
- a CDS encoding F0F1 ATP synthase subunit delta, protein MKNRKIKAIASALYETSTKEGFQPELFEFLKLLYKFLKDTSSKRPLKINTSFNFINEIGEYYRSEIRTITNFLFEEYKFLKIPKNLNKLINTLEDIHLIETGTEMVNVETPNVLDEDEKIKIENKLKETLNKKVICNYKINPELIGGIRIQIKDKLLDCSIKGRIERIKRAILEEKS, encoded by the coding sequence TTGAAAAATAGAAAAATAAAAGCAATTGCATCTGCCTTGTATGAAACTTCGACGAAAGAAGGATTTCAACCAGAATTATTCGAATTTTTAAAACTACTTTACAAATTCTTAAAAGATACTTCCAGTAAACGACCCTTGAAAATAAATACTTCATTTAATTTTATTAATGAAATAGGAGAGTATTACAGGAGCGAAATAAGAACAATCACCAATTTTCTTTTTGAAGAATACAAATTTTTAAAAATCCCCAAAAATCTGAATAAGCTAATTAACACTCTTGAAGATATCCATCTTATAGAAACAGGCACAGAAATGGTAAATGTTGAAACCCCCAACGTCCTGGATGAGGATGAAAAAATTAAAATTGAAAACAAATTGAAAGAGACGCTAAATAAAAAAGTCATCTGTAACTATAAGATAAACCCCGAGCTAATTGGTGGGATTAGAATCCAGATAAAAGATAAACTATTAGACTGTTCTATAAAGGGCAGAATAGAAAGAATAAAAAGGGCTATCCTTGAGGAGAAATCATAA
- the atpB gene encoding F0F1 ATP synthase subunit A: MEKSGSFILEYLKDTKYYELFGHKIQLPQLPPINILGISIDLSITRNVVLLFISSLIIFLSFYFSFRKEKLIPNRFALLLEYIIIFIRDNIVYPTLGRKLGDKYFPFIATLFLFIIISNLMGLVPFMASPTSNLSVTAGLSLVVFFVILYEGIKTHGLFGYFKSLIPGGIPFWLIPVMLPMEIIGLLIRVTVLAIRLFANMLSGHINIIILFFLVILTKSLLISPLALGIAIFVSLIELLVAFIQAYIFSILSVMFISMSIKSH; encoded by the coding sequence ATGGAAAAATCAGGTAGCTTCATATTAGAATATTTAAAAGACACAAAATACTATGAATTATTTGGTCACAAGATACAGCTACCACAATTACCACCAATTAACATCCTAGGCATCAGTATTGATTTATCTATAACCAGAAACGTTGTTTTGCTATTCATTTCGTCACTTATAATATTCCTATCATTTTATTTTTCATTCAGGAAAGAAAAATTGATACCTAACAGATTCGCTCTTTTACTTGAATATATCATAATATTTATCAGGGATAACATTGTATATCCAACGCTCGGACGAAAGTTAGGAGATAAATATTTTCCTTTTATAGCAACACTATTTTTGTTTATAATAATTTCAAACCTCATGGGGCTTGTACCTTTTATGGCAAGTCCTACATCAAACCTGAGTGTCACAGCTGGGTTATCTCTTGTAGTCTTTTTTGTAATATTATATGAGGGAATAAAAACACACGGTTTATTTGGCTATTTTAAGAGTCTGATACCAGGAGGTATACCTTTCTGGCTAATACCTGTCATGCTCCCCATGGAGATAATAGGGTTACTAATCAGAGTAACTGTTCTTGCAATAAGGTTGTTTGCAAATATGCTTTCTGGACACATAAATATAATTATACTGTTTTTTCTGGTAATTTTAACAAAATCATTACTCATAAGTCCATTAGCACTTGGTATTGCAATATTTGTTTCTCTTATTGAATTACTAGTAGCTTTTATTCAAGCTTATATTTTTTCAATATTAAGCGTAATGTTTATAAGTATGAGTATAAAGTCGCATTAA
- a CDS encoding F0F1 ATP synthase subunit alpha, translating to MRNSDELVATIRKKLENLLEEEKVEEVGEVIQVADGMATIYGLSGVMASEMIEFESGQIGMVMNLDEDTVSAIILGDIEGVKEGEKVRRTYNTMQIGVGKEILGRVINPIGIPLDDKGKIDFKEFYPIERTAPGVVDRQPVKEALQTGIKAIDSMIPIGRGQRELIIGDRQLGKTAITIDTIINQKYTHKTDSPVYCIYVAIGQKVSTVARVIDTLKNYGAMDYTVVVAANASDPAALQYIAPYAGCSIGEWFRDNGMHALIIYDDLTKHAWAYRQLSLLLRRPPGREAYPGDIFYLHSRLLERAAKLSDELGGGSLTALPIVETQAGDISAYIPTNIISITDGQIYLEGNLFYSGIRPAINPGISVSRVGGNAQIEAMKQVAGSLRLDLAQYRELETFSKFGSELDASARNLLIRGETLTELLKQDQYEPMPVEEQILILFAGVNGFFDDIDIDEVRKFEKELINFIKINKPDIIKEINEKKVISKQLEEKLRESIKKFKLQLLKNK from the coding sequence ATGAGGAATAGTGATGAACTTGTAGCCACTATAAGGAAAAAGCTTGAAAATCTACTTGAAGAGGAGAAAGTTGAGGAAGTCGGAGAGGTTATTCAAGTTGCCGACGGAATGGCTACCATTTACGGATTATCAGGAGTAATGGCAAGTGAAATGATAGAATTCGAAAGTGGTCAAATAGGAATGGTAATGAATCTTGATGAAGATACAGTGAGTGCAATCATTCTTGGCGACATTGAAGGTGTAAAAGAAGGAGAGAAAGTTAGACGAACATATAACACAATGCAAATTGGTGTGGGTAAGGAAATCCTTGGACGGGTTATAAATCCTATTGGAATACCGCTGGATGATAAAGGTAAAATAGATTTCAAAGAATTTTATCCAATCGAAAGAACTGCACCTGGAGTAGTGGATAGACAACCAGTAAAAGAGGCGCTTCAGACTGGTATCAAAGCCATCGATTCTATGATACCAATTGGCAGGGGACAGAGAGAATTAATAATTGGTGATAGACAATTAGGAAAGACAGCAATAACAATTGACACAATCATCAATCAAAAATATACACATAAAACGGACTCACCAGTCTATTGTATATATGTCGCTATTGGACAAAAAGTAAGCACTGTTGCAAGAGTTATAGATACTTTAAAAAATTACGGTGCTATGGACTATACCGTTGTGGTTGCGGCAAATGCAAGCGACCCAGCCGCATTACAGTATATTGCACCTTACGCTGGATGTTCTATCGGTGAATGGTTTCGTGACAATGGAATGCATGCACTAATCATTTACGATGACCTGACAAAACACGCCTGGGCATACAGACAGTTATCCCTTCTTTTAAGAAGACCACCCGGAAGAGAAGCTTATCCAGGAGACATATTTTATCTCCACTCAAGACTCCTTGAAAGAGCAGCTAAATTAAGTGATGAGCTTGGCGGTGGCAGCCTTACAGCTCTTCCGATTGTAGAAACCCAAGCAGGTGATATATCTGCATATATTCCAACAAATATTATCTCAATTACCGATGGGCAAATATACCTGGAAGGCAATCTTTTCTACTCAGGTATAAGACCTGCAATAAATCCTGGAATCAGTGTTTCCCGTGTCGGGGGGAATGCCCAGATAGAAGCTATGAAACAGGTAGCTGGCTCACTTAGATTAGACCTTGCTCAATATAGAGAGCTTGAAACATTCTCAAAATTTGGTTCCGAACTTGACGCAAGCGCAAGAAACTTACTTATCCGTGGTGAAACTCTTACAGAATTACTTAAGCAGGATCAATACGAACCAATGCCAGTTGAGGAACAAATCTTGATTCTTTTTGCTGGAGTAAATGGTTTTTTTGATGATATAGATATAGATGAAGTAAGGAAATTTGAAAAGGAATTAATCAATTTTATAAAAATTAATAAGCCCGATATAATAAAGGAAATTAATGAGAAAAAGGTAATTTCAAAGCAGTTAGAGGAAAAGCTTAGAGAGTCAATTAAAAAGTTTAAACTTCAATTACTGAAGAACAAGTGA
- a CDS encoding calcium/sodium antiporter, protein MIGFIYLIVGVLLLYYGAEYLIKGGSSIALAAGVKKIVIGLTVVAFGTSLPEFVVSFFSALKKVDSVCVGNVIGSNIINILLVLGIASIIRPINSSRRVITLDIPFLLFLTLLFIFISRDGKLSRIDGVILFAIFLTYMIYILSRRKSENLADIDHNTKGNTLKYIIFTMGGLLGLIIGGNFTVRGAVKVAQLFGIPELFIGLTIVALGTSLPELFTSILAIIRKEQDISLGNIIGSNLFNIAFILGFIAIFNPIKVELSVIKFDNLFMLSITILLAIFLYTGGKISRFEGIIFVLIYFLYVSKLIVEVTG, encoded by the coding sequence ATGATTGGGTTTATATACTTAATAGTTGGCGTACTTCTCCTTTATTATGGAGCAGAATATTTGATTAAAGGAGGCTCCTCGATAGCATTAGCCGCAGGAGTAAAAAAGATTGTTATTGGACTGACAGTGGTTGCTTTTGGAACTTCTTTACCGGAATTTGTCGTAAGTTTTTTTTCAGCTTTAAAAAAGGTGGATAGTGTTTGTGTTGGTAATGTTATTGGAAGTAATATTATAAATATATTACTTGTTCTTGGCATAGCATCCATTATAAGACCTATAAATTCATCAAGACGTGTAATTACTCTTGACATCCCGTTTTTACTATTTTTAACCCTTTTATTTATATTTATTTCAAGAGATGGCAAGCTTTCAAGAATCGACGGGGTAATACTATTTGCTATTTTTCTTACATATATGATATACATATTATCGAGAAGGAAAAGTGAAAACTTAGCTGACATCGATCATAATACAAAAGGTAATACTTTAAAATATATAATTTTTACTATGGGAGGATTACTTGGATTGATTATAGGAGGTAATTTCACGGTAAGAGGAGCAGTTAAGGTAGCGCAGCTTTTTGGAATACCGGAGCTATTTATAGGTCTTACAATAGTAGCACTCGGAACATCACTACCAGAACTTTTTACAAGTATCCTCGCAATAATAAGAAAAGAACAGGACATCTCTCTTGGCAACATAATAGGAAGTAATTTATTCAACATTGCCTTTATACTTGGCTTTATTGCAATTTTCAACCCAATAAAAGTCGAACTTTCTGTAATTAAGTTTGACAACCTATTTATGTTATCTATAACAATTCTACTTGCAATCTTTCTTTACACTGGGGGAAAAATATCCCGGTTTGAAGGGATCATATTTGTTTTAATATACTTCTTATATGTCAGCAAATTAATAGTAGAAGTAACTGGATAA
- a CDS encoding ParA family protein, with product MKKIISLANQKGGVGKTTSAINIGACLGVSEIKTLIVDIDPQSNATLGFGIDHKNLVNSIYEILIGKADVRDTIQKTEIPYVDILPSATRLVGAEVELIDLPERESILKKHLEKIKDDYQYIIIDCPPSLGLLTVNALTASDTVIIPIQCEYFAMEGLGQLLNTIRLVQKSLNRNLQIEGVLLTMFDTRLKLSQEVAEQVKSHFGEKVYKTIIRRNVRLGEAPSFGKPIILYDANSAGAQDYLSLIGEILERNGEKIR from the coding sequence ATGAAAAAAATTATATCATTGGCAAATCAAAAAGGGGGCGTGGGTAAAACCACTTCGGCTATTAATATTGGTGCTTGTCTTGGAGTATCGGAGATAAAAACATTGATTGTCGATATAGACCCTCAGTCTAACGCAACTCTCGGTTTCGGAATCGACCACAAAAACCTTGTAAATAGTATTTACGAAATACTGATAGGAAAAGCAGACGTACGAGACACAATACAAAAAACTGAAATCCCTTATGTGGACATTTTACCGTCCGCTACAAGGCTTGTAGGAGCGGAAGTAGAACTTATAGATTTACCAGAAAGAGAATCAATTCTGAAAAAACATTTAGAAAAAATTAAAGATGATTATCAATATATTATTATTGACTGTCCCCCAAGCCTGGGACTTTTGACAGTAAATGCACTTACGGCATCAGACACGGTCATAATTCCAATCCAGTGTGAATACTTTGCGATGGAAGGTCTGGGACAACTTTTAAACACCATTAGGCTGGTTCAAAAAAGTTTAAATAGGAATTTACAGATTGAAGGGGTATTACTTACCATGTTTGATACACGATTGAAACTGTCTCAGGAAGTAGCAGAACAGGTTAAAAGCCACTTTGGAGAAAAAGTTTATAAAACTATAATAAGACGAAACGTTCGCCTAGGCGAGGCACCAAGCTTTGGGAAACCAATTATACTTTATGATGCAAATTCTGCTGGGGCACAGGATTATCTATCATTAATAGGTGAAATACTGGAGAGAAATGGCGAAAAGATTAGGTAA
- a CDS encoding AtpZ/AtpI family protein produces the protein MIKKHLSKENINFIGYLGIGLNIAITIFIFVMIGYFVDKKFNTLPQGTILGGLAGFIFGMRTLFLTVKKVSSKKEDKKN, from the coding sequence TTGATAAAAAAACATCTCTCTAAGGAAAATATAAATTTCATTGGATATCTGGGCATAGGATTAAATATAGCAATAACAATCTTCATATTCGTAATGATAGGATATTTTGTTGATAAAAAGTTCAATACTTTACCTCAGGGCACTATTCTTGGAGGACTTGCTGGATTTATTTTTGGAATGAGAACTCTTTTTTTAACAGTAAAAAAGGTCTCTTCCAAGAAGGAAGATAAAAAAAATTGA
- a CDS encoding polymer-forming cytoskeletal protein has product MIKGKEAAVNTIIGEGATIEGDIRLDGNILVYGNIIGNIETKGTITIAAGADIKGKLIGNDILISGNVEGNIYAVGRVALSNKANLKGDVTAKTISIEEGAKFEGRCDMKGYKPSKESEKIDKKTSL; this is encoded by the coding sequence GTGATTAAGGGAAAAGAAGCTGCTGTAAACACAATAATAGGCGAAGGTGCAACCATAGAGGGTGATATTAGACTTGACGGTAATATTCTTGTCTATGGCAATATAATAGGGAATATAGAAACCAAAGGTACAATTACTATAGCAGCTGGAGCAGATATAAAAGGAAAACTTATTGGGAATGACATTTTGATAAGTGGTAATGTTGAAGGAAATATTTACGCAGTTGGTAGGGTTGCACTAAGTAACAAAGCTAATCTTAAGGGAGATGTGACAGCAAAAACAATTTCTATCGAAGAGGGCGCAAAATTTGAAGGTAGATGTGACATGAAAGGTTATAAACCTTCAAAGGAAAGTGAAAAAATTGATAAAAAAACATCTCTCTAA
- the atpG gene encoding ATP synthase F1 subunit gamma, whose protein sequence is MSLTLRKIKSKIRSVGDIQNIIDSMHTISTIKIKKAHDALFKAREYSENISILFNDLLPSIDRSIHPLLTEREPVNKLYIIITSDHGLCGSFNSNIISTAEKEFSYLDKDELFLICVGKKGQEYFTAKGYNVIGEYIRFFDELGYQHAMEVAKVVMDLFMLFEIDRATIIYNEYKSMIRQSVVIQQYLPLVRRPASKKLSGSMLLIPSAEDIVRNLIPQYLNIQMWECLLESYAAEQAARMMAMESSSQNAKQMLNELNLEYNKTRQNEITSELIDVVGGIKSAIH, encoded by the coding sequence ATGTCGTTAACGCTAAGAAAAATAAAATCAAAAATTAGAAGTGTCGGGGATATCCAGAACATAATCGACAGCATGCATACCATTTCAACAATAAAAATAAAAAAAGCTCATGATGCCTTATTTAAAGCAAGAGAATATTCAGAAAATATATCTATTCTTTTTAATGACCTATTACCATCTATTGACCGCTCTATTCATCCTCTTCTTACTGAAAGAGAACCTGTAAACAAATTATATATAATTATAACCTCTGATCATGGATTATGCGGTTCATTCAATTCAAATATTATTTCAACAGCTGAAAAAGAATTCTCATATCTTGATAAAGATGAACTTTTCCTTATATGTGTGGGAAAGAAAGGGCAGGAATATTTTACTGCCAAAGGTTACAACGTAATTGGTGAATACATCAGATTTTTTGATGAGCTTGGATACCAGCACGCTATGGAAGTAGCAAAAGTTGTAATGGACTTATTTATGCTGTTTGAGATTGATAGAGCGACAATTATTTATAATGAATACAAAAGCATGATAAGGCAAAGTGTTGTAATTCAACAATATCTACCATTAGTAAGAAGACCTGCTTCTAAAAAATTATCTGGTAGCATGTTACTAATACCATCGGCAGAGGACATAGTAAGAAATTTGATTCCTCAATATCTGAACATACAAATGTGGGAATGTTTATTGGAATCATATGCAGCAGAGCAAGCCGCCAGAATGATGGCAATGGAATCATCAAGCCAAAATGCAAAGCAGATGCTGAATGAGTTGAATTTGGAATACAACAAAACAAGACAGAATGAGATAACATCAGAGTTGATAGATGTTGTTGGAGGTATTAAATCGGCTATTCATTAA
- a CDS encoding ParB/RepB/Spo0J family partition protein, giving the protein MAKRLGKGLDAIIPDLSKDIESEYRIAEIEIDNIRVNPLQPRKEFNDERMEELRKSVKEKGIIQPITVRAIGDSYELIAGERRLRAARDVGLKTIPAYIIPVDTDVELVELALIENLQREDLNPIEEANAYHVLANAFNLSHEEIARRVGKDRSTITNSLRLLNLPEQIKNDLKNGVLTQGHARAILSIKDEKTQIKIWERIKKANLSVRKVEGIVRKYEKKEQLKREQKEELSPFVKDIEQKLRHFFGTKVKINGNESKGKIEIEYYSSEDLNRVLELIENKGE; this is encoded by the coding sequence ATGGCGAAAAGATTAGGTAAGGGATTAGACGCTATAATTCCTGACTTATCAAAAGATATTGAATCTGAATATAGAATCGCTGAGATAGAAATCGATAATATCAGAGTGAATCCACTACAGCCAAGGAAAGAATTTAATGATGAAAGAATGGAAGAATTAAGGAAATCTGTAAAAGAAAAAGGTATTATTCAGCCTATAACGGTGCGAGCTATTGGTGATAGTTATGAACTTATAGCGGGAGAAAGAAGGTTAAGGGCTGCCCGCGATGTAGGGCTAAAAACTATCCCGGCTTATATCATTCCTGTTGACACTGACGTGGAATTGGTGGAACTTGCTCTGATAGAAAATCTACAGAGAGAGGATTTAAATCCCATAGAAGAGGCAAATGCTTATCACGTACTTGCTAATGCTTTTAATCTTTCCCATGAGGAAATAGCCCGCAGAGTGGGCAAAGATAGATCAACAATTACAAATTCATTGAGACTACTTAATCTGCCAGAGCAGATAAAGAATGACCTCAAAAATGGTGTCTTGACTCAAGGGCATGCCAGAGCAATTCTTTCAATTAAGGATGAAAAAACTCAGATCAAGATCTGGGAAAGAATAAAAAAAGCAAACTTAAGCGTAAGAAAAGTCGAAGGTATTGTCAGAAAATATGAAAAAAAGGAACAGTTAAAAAGAGAACAAAAGGAGGAATTATCACCTTTTGTAAAAGATATTGAGCAAAAATTAAGGCACTTTTTTGGAACTAAAGTAAAAATAAATGGTAATGAAAGTAAAGGTAAGATTGAAATTGAGTATTATTCATCCGAAGATCTCAATAGAGTCCTGGAATTGATTGAAAATAAAGGGGAATGA
- the atpF gene encoding F0F1 ATP synthase subunit B: protein MLEIEPGLTIWTIVIFIILLFLLKKYAYKPINNLIKKQENTIRGAIERATQLRMEAEENKKQSEKLLDQARIESRKIIDDALEKAEKIKEGIIDEARKSATQLLEKAKQEIDREKAKAKKDLERILVDIAADFTEKILKRKVTIDDQRKLIEESLKNIGDRLS from the coding sequence ATGCTTGAAATTGAGCCTGGATTAACTATCTGGACAATTGTAATATTCATAATACTTCTTTTCCTTCTGAAAAAATATGCATACAAACCTATCAACAATCTTATAAAAAAACAGGAAAACACTATTCGTGGAGCAATTGAACGTGCCACACAACTAAGAATGGAAGCAGAGGAAAATAAAAAACAATCAGAGAAATTATTAGATCAGGCAAGGATAGAATCCAGAAAAATTATTGATGATGCATTAGAAAAAGCTGAAAAGATAAAAGAGGGAATTATCGATGAGGCAAGAAAATCTGCAACTCAACTTCTTGAAAAAGCAAAACAGGAAATAGATAGAGAAAAGGCAAAAGCGAAAAAGGATCTCGAAAGAATACTCGTTGACATTGCCGCTGATTTTACAGAAAAAATATTAAAAAGAAAGGTAACTATTGACGATCAAAGAAAGCTCATTGAAGAATCTTTGAAAAATATTGGGGATAGACTATCTTGA
- a CDS encoding nitroreductase family protein has product MSIEYIFKRRSIRKYLKKDVETEKIELILKAGMSAPSAHNIRPWQFIVIKKRNTLDKIAEFHPHGKMLSQSPMAIAVCGEHEKSTDFWVQDCAAATENMLLSLPALGLGGVWIGVYPNHHENKEILDLIGIPKHITLFSIISIGYPDEEKPPKALYEESKIHYEKW; this is encoded by the coding sequence ATGAGCATAGAATATATCTTCAAAAGAAGAAGCATCAGAAAATATCTAAAAAAAGACGTGGAAACTGAAAAAATCGAACTAATATTAAAAGCTGGAATGTCAGCACCGTCAGCACATAACATCCGACCATGGCAATTTATTGTCATTAAAAAAAGAAATACTCTTGATAAAATAGCCGAATTCCATCCACACGGAAAAATGCTCTCCCAGTCACCAATGGCTATCGCTGTATGTGGTGAACACGAAAAATCAACAGATTTCTGGGTACAGGATTGTGCCGCAGCTACTGAAAACATGCTATTGAGTCTACCAGCTTTAGGTCTGGGCGGTGTATGGATCGGCGTTTATCCAAACCACCATGAAAATAAAGAAATATTAGATTTAATAGGCATTCCAAAACATATAACACTATTCTCAATTATATCAATAGGTTATCCAGATGAAGAAAAACCGCCCAAAGCACTATATGAAGAATCAAAGATTCACTACGAAAAATGGTGA
- a CDS encoding M23 family metallopeptidase, which yields MSLTKGYYIFQLITSEKKKPFSIKVSTNFLKIFIIIILTLIVTIGIFTYIYLPKAINYDKLMGENEKLIKDRLKIIKILSDYNRIKQIDHYIRSVLGADLALSGPDTSYMSETDENFDAKLLENKSLEISFLDNMPITPPVDGGYITQGFVTDNLFEEDNHYGIDIAAPEGAPVKAAASGIVIFSNWSYHYGNMIIIYHQGGYFSIYGHNSRNIAREHQMVERGEVIAFVGNTGESEGPHLHFEIWKDGMPIDPQKIIYAYKDKNISFSSMEVK from the coding sequence ATGAGCTTGACAAAAGGTTATTACATATTTCAGTTAATAACAAGTGAAAAGAAAAAACCATTTTCGATAAAGGTAAGTACAAACTTTTTAAAAATTTTTATAATCATAATACTCACCTTAATCGTTACCATTGGGATTTTTACCTATATCTATTTACCTAAGGCAATAAACTATGATAAACTGATGGGAGAAAACGAAAAATTGATAAAGGATAGGTTAAAAATAATCAAAATATTATCGGATTATAATAGAATAAAACAGATAGATCATTATATAAGATCAGTATTGGGAGCTGACCTTGCTCTATCAGGACCTGATACCTCATACATGTCTGAAACCGATGAAAACTTTGATGCAAAACTTCTAGAAAATAAATCTCTTGAGATAAGTTTCCTTGATAACATGCCAATAACACCACCAGTTGACGGAGGATATATCACACAGGGTTTTGTTACTGATAACCTTTTTGAAGAAGATAATCACTATGGCATTGACATAGCAGCACCAGAAGGAGCTCCGGTAAAAGCAGCCGCATCAGGCATTGTTATTTTTTCGAACTGGTCATATCACTATGGTAACATGATAATCATTTATCATCAGGGCGGATACTTTTCAATATATGGACACAACTCAAGAAATATTGCAAGAGAGCATCAGATGGTTGAAAGAGGTGAGGTAATAGCATTTGTGGGAAACACTGGAGAGAGCGAGGGACCGCATCTTCACTTTGAAATATGGAAAGATGGTATGCCAATAGACCCCCAAAAAATTATATATGCCTACAAGGATAAAAATATATCATTTAGCAGTATGGAGGTTAAGTGA
- the atpE gene encoding ATP synthase F0 subunit C, whose translation MESSLVYLGAVIGIGLIIIGASIGIGIIGKSAVDGIARQPEALDGIRTTMILAAALIEGLAFLAIITCLLVILIK comes from the coding sequence ATGGAAAGTTCACTTGTATACTTAGGTGCCGTTATTGGAATAGGACTAATTATTATTGGTGCAAGCATTGGAATCGGGATAATTGGTAAATCCGCTGTTGATGGAATAGCACGCCAGCCTGAGGCTCTTGATGGAATAAGAACAACCATGATTCTTGCCGCTGCTCTAATTGAAGGACTAGCTTTCTTAGCTATCATTACCTGTCTATTGGTAATACTAATTAAGTAA
- the atpD gene encoding F0F1 ATP synthase subunit beta → MNMGNQGRILRIIGPVVDVEFTNGSLPSIYNALKIYKDDKSVITMEVEQHLGDKTVRSIALDSTDGLSRGMPVIDTGEPIKFPVGEEVLGRVMNLLGDPIDKKGPINAKIYLPIHRKPPNLTEIDTATEMFETGIKVIDLMAPYTKGGKTGLFGGAGVGKTVLIQELIRNIAAEHGGYAIFAGIGERTREGNELWIEMQKTGVIDKTAMIFGQMNEPPGARMRIGLSALTCAEYFRDYEKKDVLLFIDNIFRFTQAGAEVSALLGRMPSAVGYQPTLSTDMGELQERIASTKNGAITSIQAIYVPADDLTDPAPVTTFAHLDATTVLDRGIAELGIYPAVDPLSSTSKILDPRIIGQRHYQVAKKIQGILQRYKELQNIIAILGIEELSEDDKIIVKRARRIQRFFSQPFHVAEEFTGYKGKYVKLKNTIEGFELIIKGELDHIPEQAFIYAGTINEVIERANKIKLKDETYNSNAL, encoded by the coding sequence GTGAATATGGGAAATCAAGGGAGAATACTTAGAATAATTGGACCAGTAGTTGATGTAGAGTTTACGAATGGTTCGTTGCCGTCAATTTATAATGCCCTTAAAATATATAAAGACGATAAAAGTGTTATAACAATGGAGGTCGAACAGCATCTTGGTGATAAAACAGTTAGAAGCATTGCACTTGATTCTACCGATGGATTATCACGTGGTATGCCAGTCATTGATACTGGTGAACCGATAAAATTTCCTGTTGGGGAAGAAGTTCTTGGTCGGGTAATGAATCTCCTTGGCGATCCAATCGATAAAAAAGGACCAATAAATGCCAAGATATACCTACCAATTCATCGAAAACCACCCAACTTAACCGAAATTGACACAGCGACTGAAATGTTTGAAACAGGAATAAAAGTAATTGATCTTATGGCACCCTATACGAAAGGAGGCAAAACAGGTCTCTTCGGTGGAGCAGGAGTAGGTAAAACTGTATTAATTCAGGAATTAATTCGAAATATAGCAGCTGAACATGGAGGGTATGCTATTTTTGCAGGAATCGGGGAAAGAACCAGAGAAGGAAATGAACTTTGGATTGAGATGCAAAAAACAGGTGTAATAGATAAGACAGCGATGATTTTTGGACAAATGAATGAACCACCCGGTGCTAGAATGAGGATTGGTCTCTCAGCATTGACCTGTGCAGAATACTTCAGAGATTATGAAAAAAAGGATGTACTCCTATTCATTGATAATATTTTCAGATTCACCCAGGCAGGGGCTGAGGTGTCAGCACTTCTCGGGAGAATGCCATCGGCAGTTGGATATCAGCCAACTCTTTCAACAGATATGGGAGAATTGCAGGAAAGAATAGCATCTACGAAGAATGGAGCAATTACGTCAATCCAAGCAATATATGTACCTGCTGACGATTTAACCGATCCTGCACCGGTTACAACTTTTGCACATTTAGACGCCACTACTGTTCTTGACAGAGGTATAGCTGAGCTTGGTATCTATCCAGCGGTAGACCCCCTTTCTTCTACTTCAAAAATACTGGATCCAAGAATAATTGGTCAGCGCCATTATCAGGTTGCAAAAAAAATCCAGGGAATTCTTCAGAGATATAAAGAACTTCAGAATATAATTGCAATTCTGGGTATCGAAGAACTATCAGAGGATGATAAAATAATAGTCAAAAGAGCAAGGAGGATACAGCGTTTCTTTTCTCAACCTTTTCATGTAGCTGAAGAATTCACAGGATACAAAGGGAAATATGTAAAATTGAAAAACACCATAGAAGGTTTTGAATTAATAATAAAAGGGGAACTTGATCATATCCCTGAACAGGCATTCATATATGCTGGCACGATCAATGAGGTAATAGAAAGAGCAAATAAAATAAAACTCAAAGATGAAACTTATAATAGCAACGCCTTATAA